A single region of the Constrictibacter sp. MBR-5 genome encodes:
- a CDS encoding ABC transporter ATP-binding protein: MTALLETRGLEAFYGQTRALHGLDFDLHEGSVTTILGANGAGKTTTLRAVCGMIRTAGEIRFDGKPIRGRATEDVVRLGIAHVPEGRGTFVRLTVEENLRLGAITRGGGREVLDDIDRVYGHFPRLKERRAQQAGTLSGGEQQMLAVGRALMLRPRLMLLDEPSFGLAPLIVRELFGILKQINRESRVSMLLVEQNASLALELADHAYLLETGRVVMSGPATEIREDESVRRSYLGY; this comes from the coding sequence ATGACGGCTCTACTGGAAACACGCGGCCTGGAAGCCTTCTACGGCCAGACCCGCGCATTGCACGGCCTGGACTTCGACCTCCACGAAGGTTCGGTCACCACCATCCTCGGCGCCAACGGCGCCGGCAAGACGACGACGCTGCGCGCCGTCTGCGGCATGATCCGCACGGCGGGCGAGATCCGCTTCGACGGCAAGCCGATCCGCGGCCGCGCCACCGAGGACGTGGTCCGGCTGGGCATCGCGCACGTGCCGGAGGGGCGCGGCACCTTCGTGCGCCTGACGGTCGAGGAGAATCTGCGCCTCGGCGCGATTACGCGCGGCGGCGGGCGCGAGGTTCTTGACGACATCGACCGCGTCTACGGCCATTTCCCGCGCCTGAAGGAGCGCCGCGCCCAACAGGCGGGCACACTGTCTGGCGGCGAGCAGCAGATGCTGGCGGTGGGCCGGGCGCTGATGCTGCGGCCGCGGCTGATGCTGCTCGACGAACCGTCCTTCGGCCTGGCACCGCTGATCGTTCGCGAGCTCTTCGGCATCCTGAAGCAGATCAACCGCGAGAGCCGCGTGTCCATGCTGCTCGTCGAACAGAATGCGTCGCTGGCGTTGGAACTGGCCGACCACGCGTACCTGCTCGAGACCGGACGCGTCGTGATGTCGGGTCCGGCGACGGAGATCCGCGAGGACGAGAGCGTCCGCAGATCGTACCTGGGGTATTAG
- a CDS encoding ABC transporter substrate-binding protein — translation MARMARLTTTAAAIALALSLGGVFAGDASAAEKKYGPGVTDTEIKIGNTSAYSGPASAYGTIGKTIDAYFKKINDEGGINGRKINFISYDDGYSPPKTVEQTRKLVESDEALLVFQGLGTPPNSAIHKYMNAKKVPQLFVATGATKWGDPEKFPWTMGWQPNYQSEGRIYAAYLLKNKPDAKIGILFQNDDYGKDYVKGLKDGLGDKAKSMIVAEYSYETSDPTIDSQVVNLKSSGADVFYNITTPKFAAQAIKKAGEIGWKPLQILNNVSNSPGAVLKPAGLEHAQGLLTAFYHKDPTDPQWKDDAAWKEWSAFMDKYYPDGDKSSTFTVFGYLAAQTMVHVLQQAGDDLTRENVMKQAASIKDLKLGMMLPGILLNTGPKDFFPIEQMQLARFKDSQWELFGEVISGEVGS, via the coding sequence ATGGCGAGGATGGCGAGACTGACGACCACGGCGGCGGCGATCGCGCTGGCGCTGTCACTGGGCGGTGTCTTCGCGGGCGACGCGTCTGCCGCGGAGAAGAAGTACGGCCCGGGTGTCACCGACACCGAGATCAAGATCGGCAACACCAGCGCCTACAGCGGGCCCGCGTCGGCGTACGGCACGATCGGCAAGACGATCGACGCCTACTTCAAGAAGATCAACGACGAGGGCGGCATCAACGGCCGCAAGATCAACTTCATCTCCTACGACGACGGTTACAGCCCGCCGAAGACCGTCGAGCAGACGCGCAAGCTGGTCGAGAGCGACGAGGCCCTGCTCGTCTTCCAGGGGCTGGGCACGCCGCCGAACTCGGCCATCCACAAATACATGAACGCGAAGAAGGTGCCGCAGCTGTTCGTGGCGACGGGGGCCACCAAGTGGGGCGACCCGGAGAAGTTCCCGTGGACGATGGGGTGGCAGCCGAACTACCAGAGCGAAGGGCGCATCTACGCGGCATACCTGCTGAAGAACAAGCCCGACGCGAAGATCGGCATCCTCTTCCAGAACGACGACTACGGTAAGGACTATGTGAAGGGACTGAAGGACGGCCTCGGCGACAAGGCGAAATCGATGATCGTCGCCGAATATTCCTACGAGACGAGCGATCCGACGATCGACTCCCAGGTCGTCAACCTGAAATCTTCGGGCGCGGACGTTTTCTACAACATCACGACGCCGAAATTCGCAGCCCAGGCGATCAAGAAGGCGGGAGAGATCGGCTGGAAGCCGCTCCAGATCCTCAACAACGTCTCGAACTCGCCCGGCGCCGTGCTGAAGCCTGCCGGCCTGGAGCATGCGCAGGGCCTGCTGACCGCCTTCTACCACAAAGACCCGACCGACCCGCAGTGGAAGGACGACGCGGCGTGGAAGGAATGGTCCGCCTTCATGGACAAGTACTATCCGGACGGCGACAAGAGCAGCACTTTCACCGTGTTCGGCTACCTCGCTGCACAGACGATGGTGCACGTCCTGCAGCAGGCGGGAGACGACCTGACGCGCGAGAACGTCATGAAGCAGGCGGCGTCCATCAAAGACCTGAAACTCGGCATGATGCTGCCCGGCATCCTGCTCAACACGGGCCCGAAGGATTTCTTCCCGATCGAGCAGATGCAGTTGGCCCGCTTCAAGGACAGCCAGTGGGAGCTCTTCGGCGAGGTGATCAGCGGCGAAGTCGGCAGCTGA
- the ettA gene encoding energy-dependent translational throttle protein EttA has protein sequence MAAYQYIYVMKDLGKTFPGGKKVLENIWLSFLPGAKIGVLGPNGAGKSTLLKIMAGRDDSFTGEAWAAEGVKVGFLEQEPHLDASKSVMENVMEGVAEAKALLDRFNELSARFAEPLDDDEMNALLAEQGELQEKLDATDGWEVERQVEIAMDALRCPPGDAAVDKLSGGEKRRVALCRLLLSKPDMLLLDEPTNHLDAESVAWLERFLHDYQGTVVAVTHDRYFLDNVAGWILEVDRGKGLPFEGNYTAWLEQKEKRLAQEEKQESARQKSIHQELEWVRQNPKARQAKSKARLQAYEQMVSEAGRQTLDTAQIVIPPGPRLGDVVIEADHLSKAFGDRLLIDDLNFSLPPGGIVGVIGPNGAGKTTLFRMITGSETPGGGALRKGDTVKLGYVDQSRDALSAKATVWEEISGGSDVIELGKRQVPSRAYVASFNFKGPDQQKKVGQLSGGERNRVHLAKMLKSGANVLLLDEPSNDLDVDTLRALEEALLDFAGCAVVISHDRWFLDRIATHILAFEGDSHVEWFEGNYADYEADKRRRLGHEADQPHRIKYKPIAR, from the coding sequence ATGGCAGCCTATCAGTACATCTACGTGATGAAGGACCTGGGCAAGACCTTTCCCGGCGGCAAGAAGGTGCTGGAGAACATCTGGCTCTCCTTCCTCCCCGGCGCGAAGATCGGCGTCCTCGGCCCCAACGGCGCCGGCAAGTCGACCCTGCTGAAGATCATGGCGGGCCGCGACGACAGTTTCACGGGCGAAGCCTGGGCAGCCGAAGGCGTCAAGGTCGGGTTCCTGGAACAGGAGCCGCACCTCGACGCCTCGAAGTCCGTCATGGAGAACGTGATGGAGGGCGTTGCCGAGGCGAAGGCCCTGCTCGACCGGTTCAACGAGCTCAGCGCCCGCTTCGCCGAACCGCTCGACGACGACGAGATGAACGCGTTGCTCGCGGAGCAGGGCGAGCTTCAGGAAAAGCTCGACGCGACCGACGGCTGGGAGGTCGAGCGTCAGGTCGAGATCGCCATGGACGCCCTGCGCTGCCCGCCCGGCGACGCCGCGGTCGACAAGCTGTCGGGCGGCGAGAAGCGCCGCGTCGCGCTCTGCCGCCTGCTGCTGTCGAAGCCGGACATGCTGCTGCTCGACGAGCCGACCAACCATCTCGATGCCGAGTCGGTGGCGTGGTTGGAGCGCTTCCTCCACGACTACCAGGGCACCGTGGTGGCCGTCACCCATGACCGCTACTTCCTCGACAACGTCGCCGGCTGGATTCTCGAGGTCGACCGCGGCAAGGGCCTGCCCTTCGAAGGCAACTACACCGCCTGGCTGGAGCAGAAGGAAAAGCGCCTCGCCCAGGAGGAGAAGCAGGAGAGCGCGCGGCAGAAGTCGATCCACCAGGAACTGGAGTGGGTCCGGCAGAACCCGAAGGCGCGGCAGGCGAAGAGCAAGGCGCGCCTTCAGGCCTATGAGCAGATGGTTTCGGAAGCGGGACGCCAGACCCTGGACACGGCGCAGATCGTCATTCCGCCGGGACCGCGGCTGGGCGATGTCGTCATTGAGGCCGACCATCTCAGCAAGGCGTTCGGCGACCGGCTGCTGATCGACGACCTGAACTTCAGTCTGCCGCCGGGCGGCATCGTCGGGGTGATCGGCCCCAACGGCGCGGGCAAGACGACCCTCTTCCGCATGATCACCGGCAGCGAGACGCCGGGCGGCGGCGCGCTACGCAAGGGCGACACCGTCAAGCTGGGCTATGTCGACCAGAGCCGCGACGCCCTCTCGGCGAAAGCCACCGTCTGGGAAGAGATTTCCGGCGGCAGCGACGTCATCGAACTCGGCAAGCGCCAGGTTCCGAGCCGCGCCTATGTCGCGAGCTTCAACTTCAAGGGCCCGGACCAGCAGAAGAAGGTCGGCCAGCTGTCGGGCGGCGAACGCAATCGCGTTCACCTCGCCAAGATGCTGAAGTCGGGCGCGAACGTCCTGCTGCTCGACGAGCCGTCGAACGACCTGGACGTCGACACCCTGCGTGCGCTCGAAGAGGCGCTGCTCGATTTCGCCGGATGCGCCGTGGTGATCAGCCACGATCGCTGGTTCCTCGACCGGATCGCGACGCACATCCTCGCCTTCGAGGGTGACAGCCACGTCGAATGGTTCGAAGGCAACTATGCCGACTACGAGGCGGACAAGCGCCGGCGCCTCGGGCATGAAGCCGACCAGCCGCACCGGATCAAATACAAGCCGATCGCCCGGTAG
- a CDS encoding TIGR00730 family Rossman fold protein, producing MVRRDDKDRIFPTADEDVEAAEQVEDTPQTRSPAYRLAFHDDDFLLRDELRPVRLQLELLKPELALQEENIVSTIVVFGSARTPAPEEAERGLAAAEEKLREAGESADAAQDVGRARRVLERSRYYAEARRFAAIASRVGQCGPERCYVVVTGGGPGIMEAANRGASDVGAESIGLNIVLPFEQAPNPYITPKLSFQFHYFAIRKMHFLMRARALVCFPGGFGTMDELFEALTLIQTGKIEPIPVLLFGEAWWRRIVDFEAMADEGVISPHDLEIFTYVDTAEAAWSAIEEFYARPRERHRTHRA from the coding sequence ATGGTCAGGCGCGACGACAAGGACAGGATTTTTCCCACCGCCGACGAGGATGTCGAGGCGGCGGAGCAGGTCGAGGATACCCCCCAGACGCGGTCTCCGGCCTATCGGCTCGCCTTCCACGATGACGACTTCCTGTTGCGCGACGAGCTGAGGCCGGTGCGCCTGCAGCTGGAGCTCCTGAAGCCGGAGCTGGCGCTTCAGGAAGAGAACATCGTCTCGACCATCGTGGTGTTCGGCAGCGCGCGGACGCCGGCTCCCGAGGAGGCCGAGCGCGGTCTGGCGGCGGCCGAAGAGAAGCTGCGCGAGGCCGGGGAGAGCGCCGATGCCGCACAGGATGTCGGGCGGGCGCGGCGGGTGCTCGAGCGGAGCCGCTACTATGCCGAGGCCCGGCGCTTTGCCGCGATCGCGTCGCGCGTCGGTCAGTGCGGGCCGGAGCGCTGCTATGTGGTCGTGACGGGCGGCGGCCCCGGCATCATGGAGGCGGCGAACCGCGGCGCGAGCGATGTCGGTGCCGAAAGCATCGGCCTGAACATCGTTCTCCCGTTCGAGCAGGCCCCCAACCCGTACATCACGCCGAAGCTCAGTTTTCAGTTTCACTATTTCGCCATCCGGAAGATGCACTTCCTGATGCGGGCGCGGGCCCTGGTCTGCTTCCCCGGCGGCTTCGGCACCATGGACGAGCTGTTCGAGGCCCTGACGCTGATCCAAACCGGCAAGATCGAGCCGATCCCGGTGCTGCTGTTCGGCGAAGCCTGGTGGCGCCGCATCGTCGATTTCGAGGCGATGGCCGACGAGGGGGTGATCTCGCCGCACGATCTCGAGATCTTCACCTATGTAGACACGGCGGAGGCGGCCTGGTCGGCGATCGAAGAATTTTACGCCCGGCCGCGCGAGCGGCACCGCACGCATCGGGCGTGA
- a CDS encoding branched-chain amino acid ABC transporter permease — MDLLLHQILAGLATGGIYACMALAVVMIYQAIDHFNFAQGEMAMFSTFIAWQLITWGMPYWAAFFLTIAISFAGGVLVERIVFKPIQNAPVLSHVVVFIALFSIFNSLAGFFWEFTIKVFPSPFPEWLHIGTFIGAHQTGMVLVTLVLLGLLYMFFRFTSVGLAMRAAAQNPESARLVGVRVGWMVALGWGMASAIGAVAGMMIAPVVFLEPNMMLGIILYGFAGAVVGGLNSPGGAVVGGFAVGVVENIAGTFIPYFGSELRLTIALILIVGVLMIRPSGLFGRRTVTRV, encoded by the coding sequence ATGGATCTTCTCCTACACCAGATCCTCGCCGGCTTGGCCACGGGCGGCATCTATGCCTGCATGGCGCTCGCGGTGGTCATGATCTACCAGGCGATCGACCACTTCAATTTCGCCCAGGGCGAGATGGCGATGTTCTCGACCTTCATTGCCTGGCAGCTCATCACCTGGGGCATGCCCTATTGGGCCGCCTTCTTCCTGACCATCGCGATTTCCTTCGCCGGCGGCGTTCTGGTCGAGCGGATCGTCTTCAAACCGATCCAGAACGCACCCGTACTGAGCCACGTCGTGGTCTTCATCGCGCTCTTCTCGATCTTCAACAGCCTCGCCGGCTTCTTCTGGGAGTTCACCATCAAGGTGTTCCCCAGCCCGTTCCCGGAATGGCTGCACATCGGCACCTTCATCGGCGCGCACCAGACGGGCATGGTGCTGGTTACCCTGGTCCTCCTCGGCCTGCTCTACATGTTCTTCCGCTTCACCTCGGTCGGGCTGGCGATGCGCGCGGCAGCGCAGAACCCGGAATCGGCCCGTCTCGTCGGCGTGCGCGTCGGCTGGATGGTGGCGCTCGGCTGGGGCATGGCGTCGGCGATCGGCGCGGTGGCGGGCATGATGATCGCGCCCGTCGTCTTCCTCGAGCCGAACATGATGCTGGGCATCATCCTGTACGGCTTCGCCGGCGCCGTGGTCGGCGGCCTGAACAGCCCGGGCGGCGCGGTGGTCGGCGGCTTCGCGGTCGGCGTCGTGGAGAATATCGCCGGCACCTTCATCCCCTATTTCGGCAGCGAGCTGCGGCTCACCATCGCCCTCATCCTGATCGTCGGCGTGCTGATGATCCGGCCGAGCGGGCTCTTCGGACGCAGGACGGTGACCCGGGTATGA
- the pth gene encoding aminoacyl-tRNA hydrolase, which yields MRLLVGLGNPGPKYARHRHNVGFLAMDAIASRHGFPPFRQRFQGEVSEGRLGNERVALLKPLTYMNESGRSVGAAARFYKLAPPDVVVMHDELDLAPGKVRVKQGGGAAGHNGLRSIDAHLGNDYWRVRIGIGHPGHPDRVTGWVLNDFAKADAEWLEAMLDAVADAAPLIAAGDAANFMNRVALLTQPPR from the coding sequence ATGCGGCTTCTCGTCGGACTGGGCAATCCCGGCCCGAAATACGCCCGTCACCGCCACAATGTCGGGTTCCTGGCCATGGATGCGATCGCCTCGCGCCATGGCTTCCCGCCGTTCCGGCAGCGCTTCCAGGGCGAGGTCAGCGAGGGCCGTCTCGGCAACGAGCGGGTCGCGCTGCTGAAGCCGCTGACCTATATGAACGAGTCGGGTCGGTCCGTGGGCGCCGCAGCGCGCTTCTACAAGCTGGCGCCGCCGGACGTGGTGGTCATGCATGACGAGCTTGACCTGGCGCCCGGCAAGGTGCGGGTGAAGCAGGGTGGCGGTGCGGCCGGTCACAACGGCCTGCGCAGCATCGACGCCCATCTCGGCAACGACTACTGGCGGGTCCGCATCGGCATCGGGCATCCGGGCCATCCCGATCGCGTGACGGGCTGGGTGCTCAACGACTTCGCCAAGGCCGACGCGGAGTGGCTGGAAGCGATGCTGGATGCCGTCGCCGACGCCGCACCGCTGATCGCGGCGGGCGACGCGGCCAACTTCATGAATCGCGTGGCGCTGCTCACGCAGCCGCCGCGCTAG
- a CDS encoding (2Fe-2S)-binding protein — translation MYVCICNALNERKVREAMASCPGSVARIYKHHGCVPQCGKCVPVLRDMVRECGFTLTPEPLPAA, via the coding sequence TTGTACGTCTGCATCTGCAATGCGCTGAACGAGCGCAAGGTGAGGGAGGCGATGGCCTCCTGTCCGGGCTCCGTCGCACGGATCTACAAGCATCACGGCTGCGTGCCGCAGTGCGGCAAGTGCGTGCCGGTGCTGCGCGACATGGTTCGGGAGTGCGGTTTCACGTTGACGCCGGAGCCGCTGCCGGCGGCTTAA
- the ychF gene encoding redox-regulated ATPase YchF: protein MGFNCGIVGLPNVGKSTLFNALTATAAAEAANYPFCTIEPNVGRVSVPDPRLDTLAAIAKSAKIIPTQLEFVDIAGLVRGASRGEGLGNQFLANIREVDAIAHVLRCFDGGEVTHVEGSIDPIRDAETVETELMLADLDSIERRYDQAVKRARGTDREAKEQVAVMEPILAALRDGRPARTVKVDPLLQPRVDQLQLMTAKPVLYVCNVEEGSAASGNALSARVAEKAAAEGAAHVVISAAIEAEVSQLADPADKQEFLESLDLTEPGLNRVIRAGHDLLGLLTFFTVGPKEARAWTLTRGSKAPQAAGVIHTDFEHGFICAETIAYADFVACKGEQGAKDAGKMRQEGRDYVVQDGDVFHFRFNVSRRAG, encoded by the coding sequence ATGGGCTTCAACTGCGGCATCGTCGGGCTGCCGAACGTCGGCAAGTCGACTCTCTTCAACGCGCTGACGGCGACCGCGGCCGCGGAGGCGGCGAACTATCCGTTCTGCACCATCGAGCCGAACGTCGGCCGGGTGTCCGTTCCCGACCCGCGCCTCGACACGCTGGCGGCGATCGCCAAGTCGGCGAAGATCATCCCGACCCAGCTCGAGTTCGTCGACATCGCCGGCCTCGTCCGCGGCGCCAGCCGCGGCGAAGGCCTGGGCAACCAGTTCCTCGCGAACATCCGCGAGGTCGACGCCATCGCGCACGTGCTGCGCTGCTTCGACGGCGGCGAAGTCACCCACGTCGAGGGCTCGATCGACCCGATCCGCGACGCCGAGACGGTCGAGACCGAACTGATGCTCGCCGACCTGGACAGCATCGAGCGGCGCTACGACCAAGCGGTCAAGCGGGCGCGCGGAACCGATCGCGAGGCCAAGGAGCAGGTCGCGGTGATGGAGCCGATCCTGGCCGCGCTGCGCGACGGCCGCCCGGCCCGCACCGTGAAGGTGGACCCGCTGCTGCAGCCCCGCGTCGACCAGCTGCAGCTGATGACGGCGAAGCCGGTGCTCTACGTATGCAATGTCGAGGAAGGATCCGCTGCATCCGGCAACGCCCTGTCGGCGCGGGTCGCCGAGAAGGCCGCCGCCGAGGGCGCGGCGCACGTCGTGATCTCCGCGGCCATCGAGGCCGAAGTCTCGCAACTCGCCGATCCGGCCGACAAGCAGGAGTTCCTGGAAAGCCTGGATCTCACCGAGCCCGGCCTCAACCGCGTCATCCGCGCCGGTCACGATCTGCTGGGCCTGCTGACCTTCTTCACCGTCGGCCCGAAGGAAGCACGGGCCTGGACCCTCACCCGAGGCAGCAAGGCGCCGCAGGCGGCCGGCGTGATCCACACCGATTTCGAGCACGGGTTCATCTGTGCCGAAACCATCGCCTACGCCGACTTCGTCGCGTGCAAGGGCGAGCAGGGTGCGAAGGACGCCGGCAAGATGCGGCAGGAAGGCCGCGACTACGTCGTCCAGGATGGTGACGTGTTCCACTTCCGCTTCAACGTCTCGCGCCGCGCCGGCTGA
- a CDS encoding ABC transporter ATP-binding protein, translating to MGTVQPLKRPAAAAPGRTLLEVRDVVVRFGGIVALDKVSFEIREHEVLGLIGPNGAGKTTMFNCLSRLYTPNEGRIVFDGQPILQRSPHRMAEAGIGRTFQNVALFRTLTVLQNVMIGGHTRTRGDFFSDALGLPWSRRANRALEDAAWEAIDYLDLQAVAHLPVAGLPFGTQKRVELARALTSRPRLLLLDEPAGGLNHEEVDELGRLIRQIRADRGVTVLLVEHHMSLVMAVSDRVVALDFGRKIAQGTPAEIQRNEDVIRAYLGTEGR from the coding sequence ATGGGTACCGTCCAGCCGCTGAAGCGTCCGGCCGCGGCCGCGCCGGGGCGGACTCTGCTGGAAGTACGCGACGTGGTCGTCCGATTCGGCGGCATCGTGGCGCTCGACAAGGTCTCCTTTGAGATCAGGGAGCATGAGGTTCTCGGGCTGATCGGCCCGAACGGGGCCGGCAAGACGACGATGTTCAACTGCCTCTCTCGGCTCTACACGCCGAACGAGGGCCGTATCGTCTTCGACGGCCAGCCGATCCTGCAGCGCTCGCCGCACCGCATGGCCGAGGCCGGAATCGGCCGCACGTTCCAGAACGTCGCGCTGTTCCGCACGCTCACGGTCCTGCAGAACGTGATGATCGGCGGGCACACGCGCACACGCGGCGATTTCTTCAGCGATGCGCTTGGACTGCCCTGGTCGCGGCGTGCGAACCGGGCCCTCGAGGACGCCGCGTGGGAAGCGATCGACTATCTCGACCTCCAGGCGGTCGCCCACCTGCCGGTCGCAGGGCTTCCGTTCGGCACCCAGAAGCGGGTCGAACTGGCGCGCGCACTGACCAGCCGCCCCCGCCTCCTGCTCCTCGACGAGCCGGCGGGCGGGCTGAACCACGAGGAGGTCGACGAACTCGGCCGCCTGATCCGGCAGATCCGCGCCGACCGCGGCGTGACGGTGCTGCTGGTCGAACATCACATGAGCCTGGTCATGGCCGTCTCCGACCGGGTCGTAGCGCTCGATTTCGGCCGCAAGATCGCCCAGGGCACGCCCGCCGAGATCCAGCGGAACGAGGACGTGATCCGCGCCTATCTCGGGACGGAAGGCCGATGA
- a CDS encoding DUF2336 domain-containing protein: MNLPSLDLARSVERDAARVDRLMEDVARSMLSGAGPLTDQQRALMWGVVTDIVRSVHRRIAAALGEAVADGRAPSAVAACAADAVTGPSGQRVEDIVARSAFTRDTRLVRLVFARIEAHRLAEVMRPPGSAGPDPESSGILDRADLDRCHDQQMAHLDEYGDPRLPLDDLPPDMVEAIHWQVAAALRVLLIETEAVDLVAADDAIEAAVASVLRQPAPLPEAERQDRQAAIPPEALVRALKRGDVFLFLMLLGQISGLTLGRLQAMAFGRGTLEFATLCRAIDVQRTVFAELHLLVGQHSSGKVRDPRALAEAMHAFDGIDPDEARDLLRLWRRHPRYAGAIRRITDG, encoded by the coding sequence GTGAACCTACCATCGCTCGATCTGGCCCGTTCGGTCGAACGCGACGCCGCCCGCGTCGACCGGCTGATGGAGGACGTCGCCCGCTCGATGCTGTCGGGCGCCGGACCGCTGACCGACCAGCAACGCGCGCTGATGTGGGGCGTCGTGACCGATATCGTCCGTTCGGTCCATCGCCGCATCGCGGCGGCGCTCGGTGAAGCGGTAGCCGATGGCCGCGCGCCAAGCGCCGTTGCGGCATGTGCGGCGGACGCCGTGACCGGACCGTCGGGACAACGCGTCGAGGACATCGTCGCCCGCAGCGCGTTCACGCGGGACACCCGGTTGGTCCGCCTGGTCTTCGCCCGGATCGAGGCGCACCGCCTGGCGGAGGTCATGCGCCCGCCAGGCAGCGCCGGTCCCGATCCGGAGAGCAGCGGCATTCTGGATCGCGCGGATCTCGACCGCTGCCACGATCAGCAGATGGCGCATCTCGACGAATATGGCGACCCACGCCTGCCCCTCGACGACCTGCCGCCGGACATGGTCGAGGCGATCCATTGGCAGGTGGCGGCAGCGCTGCGCGTCCTGCTGATCGAGACCGAGGCGGTCGACCTGGTGGCGGCGGACGATGCAATCGAAGCCGCCGTCGCGTCCGTCCTGCGCCAGCCCGCGCCACTGCCCGAGGCCGAGCGGCAGGACCGTCAGGCGGCGATCCCCCCCGAGGCCCTGGTCCGGGCGCTAAAGCGCGGCGACGTTTTCCTCTTTCTGATGCTGCTCGGCCAGATCTCGGGCCTTACTCTCGGCCGTCTCCAAGCGATGGCCTTCGGCCGCGGGACCCTGGAGTTCGCGACGCTCTGCCGGGCGATCGACGTGCAGCGGACCGTGTTCGCGGAGCTGCATCTGCTGGTCGGTCAGCACTCTTCCGGCAAGGTCCGCGATCCCCGGGCGCTCGCTGAAGCCATGCACGCCTTCGACGGGATCGACCCGGACGAGGCACGCGACCTGCTGCGCCTCTGGCGGCGCCATCCGCGCTACGCCGGGGCCATCCGGCGCATCACGGATGGCTGA
- a CDS encoding branched-chain amino acid ABC transporter permease, with product MTMQTDMTHPAETVQHQPRRLPPSGHLAGISIRGWRLIWLLAGIAVALALPFLVKNFTVFQLTQALVYAIAILGLNLLTGFNGQFSLGHSAFYAIGAYTAAILMDRYDVPYWATLPPAGVICLAVGFLFGLPALRLEGLYLALATFALAVATPQLLKFTPIEEFTGGVQGIVIMKPDAPFGLPLSPDQWLYFFTLFVVAILFACAAGLIRSRTGRAMMAIRDNPIAAKSMGINTSLYKSLTFGVSALYTGVAGALGAIVVQFVAPDSFTFLLAITFLVGLVVGGVGSIPGAIFGGLFVLFMPNISESIAEDVKGLTWAIYGALLILVIYVMPTGAAGLARLVAHRLVRRG from the coding sequence ATGACGATGCAGACGGACATGACGCATCCCGCCGAGACGGTCCAGCACCAGCCGCGGCGCCTTCCGCCGTCCGGGCATCTTGCCGGCATCTCGATCCGCGGCTGGCGCCTGATCTGGCTGCTCGCTGGCATCGCCGTCGCGCTGGCGCTGCCGTTCCTGGTGAAGAACTTCACCGTCTTCCAGCTGACCCAGGCGCTGGTCTACGCCATCGCCATCCTCGGCCTCAACCTGCTGACCGGGTTCAACGGCCAGTTCTCGCTCGGCCACAGCGCCTTCTATGCGATCGGCGCCTACACGGCGGCGATCCTGATGGACCGCTACGACGTGCCCTATTGGGCGACGCTGCCGCCGGCCGGGGTGATCTGCCTCGCTGTCGGATTCCTCTTCGGCCTGCCCGCGCTGCGGCTCGAGGGGCTCTATCTGGCCCTTGCCACCTTCGCTCTCGCCGTGGCCACGCCGCAGCTGCTGAAGTTCACGCCGATCGAGGAGTTCACCGGCGGCGTGCAGGGAATCGTGATCATGAAGCCGGACGCACCGTTCGGCCTGCCGCTGTCGCCGGACCAGTGGCTTTACTTCTTCACGCTCTTCGTCGTCGCGATCCTCTTCGCCTGTGCCGCAGGCCTGATCCGCAGCCGCACCGGCCGCGCCATGATGGCGATCCGCGACAATCCGATCGCGGCGAAGTCGATGGGGATCAACACGTCCCTCTACAAGTCGCTCACCTTCGGCGTCAGCGCGCTCTACACCGGCGTCGCCGGCGCGCTGGGCGCGATTGTCGTGCAATTCGTGGCACCGGACAGCTTCACCTTCCTCCTGGCGATCACCTTCCTCGTCGGCCTCGTCGTGGGCGGCGTCGGGTCGATCCCGGGGGCGATCTTCGGCGGCCTGTTCGTGCTCTTCATGCCGAACATCTCCGAATCGATTGCCGAGGACGTGAAGGGCCTGACCTGGGCGATCTACGGGGCGCTGCTGATCCTCGTGATCTATGTGATGCCGACCGGAGCGGCCGGCCTCGCGCGTCTCGTGGCGCACCGTCTCGTGCGCCGCGGCTGA